CTGAACCGCCGTCTATGCCAGTCCTGCGAAAATCCCTCGTAGTCGCGCAGCGGAAGCGGTCGCGGACCCACAAGGCTCATGTGCCCGACTAGCACATTGATCAGCTGCGGAATCTCATCCAGACTCGTCTTGCGAAGAAACTTGCCCGCTGAGGTGATCCGCGGATCATTCTTCAGCTTGAATGTCGGCCCCTGGGTCTCATTCAAGTGCTCCACCTGCGACATAAGACGTTCCGCATTTTGCACCATCGTGCGAAACTTCAGAATCTCAAAAGGACGCTTGCCGTACCCCATCCTGATCTGTCTAAAAAAGACAGGACCGGGATCAGTCAGTTTGATCAACAACGCGATCATCAGGAAGAGTGGTGCGAGCGCCAGCAGCAACAGCAGCGAAACTGTGATATCGGTCGCACGTTTGATTAGGAACGCCCAGGCATCCCAGGACTCATCATGCAGTGTGATGGTGCCAATGGTTCCACGCAGAAAATCGCTTCGCTTCGACTCGTCCTGATCGAAGAACGTGCCCAGAAACCGGACCGCGATACCGTGATCGCGGCAGGAGGAGATAATGCCCGCAATCTGCTGGTAGAACGAAGCCAGAGGCAGAGCAACAATGACCTCATCCACAGGCAGTGTCCTCAATAGTTCAGGAACGGAATCCAAACCACCGACTATGGTTCCCAGCTGAGAGTCCGCTGTCTGCTTGCTCCACCATTGATCGTCCACAAAACCCTGGATACAGTACCCCCACTCCGGGTGGCTGGCCAGCTCTTGCACGAAGCTGTTGGCACGGCGATTGGTGCCCACGATCAGCACATGCCTGCGGTTGTGTCCACGGGCTCGAAAAACCTGCATCGTCGCGCGAGCGACGAGACGGGTCGTAAGAAACGCCGCAAAGCTCATAATGCCGAGGAGCGCCGCGACAACGGCCAGATCCATCGTGTTACGCATGGAACGCGATGCGATCAGCCACAGCCAGACGCAACTCAACAGTGCACACAGCGAACTGGCAGTGCAGACATCGAGTACTTCTCTCACTGAGCCGGCCAATCGGCGGGAACGATAAAAACCATTGGACCTGAGTATGACGTGCCATCCCAGAACCAGCACCAGAGTCGCCGCAAAAACCTGGATAGGATAGTGGGTCTCCAGTGAGTTGAAGACGTCAGATGCCCGCTGATGAACCGCAGTGATGTAAGAGAGTCCAAGACAGCAAAGCAAAAGCCCGATATCGCCGATTGGGGCCAGCCCTAAAATGGTTATTCGATTGGACGGTGTCATTCGGGAAGCCCCTTCTGAAAAAGTGTCTTCTCGCAAAGTTGGTGGAACCGCTGAGTAGCTGATTAAGCCCGAACGTCTCACACTCAGACTAACCTGTCCCAACAACATCAAGCAATGAAGAAAAAATACCCGAGAAGGATTTCTCACAAGAGTCGAGGCGATCATAAAGCAGGCAATTCTCCCGCCATTTGCCCGAAAATCTCAATTTAATTAGGCGGTCAATCTATTGAGAAGTCGACGATATGTCTCTAAATTGTCTCCAGTCTATTCACGAAGACGACACCCGTGGACAAAATAAGATGGCATCAACACCGCAACCTGCGATATAAGGAGACTTGAGCGTTTTTCTGCAACAGAGCGACATCGAACTGAGAAAATTTTCATTAGCGAGCATCGTCCGTGCTGGAGGGCCTCATGGATAGACTCACAAACAATCTTGCTCCTGGCACCTTCCACCAACCACCTCTCCGTGAACTCCAGATCGATCCCGCTGGTATTCGGAGGACCTCCTCCAGTGGTTCGTCGCTGTCGATATTTTAGATATCTGAAATATCGACACGATCAAGCCAACTCATCCCCGATTTTGATCGTCCTACAAAAAGGCCCACTGCCCGTAGACACCTATTTATAGACCGATGGAAGATGCGGGCAGTCGTCCGCCAACCTCGATCTTGTGCATAAAAAAGATAGACCCTGGGAGACCCTATGAGTGATTCGATTCACATTGCAGTCGTCGGTTCCGGTTACGTCGGATTAGTAGCTGCTGTCTGTTTTGCAGAGATGGGTCACAGCGTCGTATGCGTCGATAACGACCAGAAAAAAGTGACGGCATTGCAGGACGGCGAAAGCCTGATTCACGAGAAGTATCTGCCGGAGCTTCTTCAGCGATATCGCAACGCCAGAGTGCGTTTTACCACTGACCTCTCTGCCGCAACCCGCGAAGCGCAGGCAATCTTCATCGCAGTTGGCACACCCCAGAGCGAGACAGGAGATGCCGACCTGTCCTATGTCGAAGCCGTCGCCAGTGAGATTGCGCGTTCCATCACTACCTATAAAGTCATAGCGGAAAAGAGCACGGTCCCCGTCTATACCAATGAATGGATTCGCAGGGTCATGGAGCGCAACGGCGTCTCACGGGAGATGTTCGATGTCGTCTCCAACCCCGAGTTCCTCCGCGAAGGAACAGCCGTCGCTGACTTCCTCCATCCCGACCGAATCGTAGTAGGAACTGACAGCGACCGCGCCGCCGAGATCATGGCGAAGATCTACGAGCCCTTGACCACGGGCAGGTACTACGCTAAAGCCGGAGCAATCGACGGCTCCTGCAATAACGACGCTCCGCCACCTCTGCTCCGTACCTCCACCAAGAGCGCCGAGATCATCAAGCACGCCTCCAACGCCTTCCTCGCCCTCAAAATCTCCTTCATCAACGCAGTCTCCAATCTCTGCGAGGCCGCAGACGCCGACGTCGAACAGGTAGCCCAGGGCATGGGCCTCGACAGCCGTATCGGACCAAAATTTCTGCGACCCGGCATCGGTTACGGCGGATCCTGCTTCCCGAAGGATGTCGCCGCCTTCCGCTCAGTCGCCGAACAGCTTGGAGTCAACTTTTCTCTGCTCTCTGAAGTCGAAAACATCAACGTCGACCAGAAGCGGCGATTCCTCAATAAGGTTCGTTCCGCGCTCTGGACGCTCCGCGGCAAAAAACTCGGTGTGCTTGGCCTTGCCTTCAAAGGTGGGACCGACGACATTCGCGACTCTCCCGCAATCGAGCTGGTCCGAATGTTGATCGAGGAGGGATGCTCCATCCGTGCCTTCGACCCCGCCGCCATGCAGCGTGCACAGCAAATACTCCCTGCCGGGCCAGAGATTCAATATGCCTCCGACCCTTACGACGCCTCCAGCGACGTCGACGCTCTTCTGATCCTCACCGACTGGGCGGAGTTTGCCCGTCTCGACCTTCAGCGTCTCGCCGCGGCAATGCGCTTCCCTATCATCCTTGATGGCCGCAATCTCTATGATCCCGAGCTGATGCTGGAAAATGAGATTACATACTTCAGCGTAGGCAGACCAACGCGGCATCACACGGAGGAGCTCGCAACCGTAGCGTCTCGCACTCGATAAGGACGTTAGCCACTGAACTGTCTTGTGCAATCCGGTAGGACCTCAGGCAGCCAACCGGAACTCGCATCTTTAGGGAGATTTGAGGAAGATATGAACGCCAAAAAAATTCTAGTAACCGGAGCAGCAGGCTTTCTCGGTTCGCACCTTTGCGACTCCCTGCTGAACGCCGGAAACACCGTCCTCGGCGTCGACAACCTGAGCACAGGCAACATGGCCAATCTTGCCCACCTTCATAACGAGTCCCGCTTCGACTTCGAGCGCCTCGACATCTGCCAGCCCTTTGACCCCGGCAAAGTCGACTACGTCTTTAACTTCGCCTCCCCTGCAAGCCCCGTGGACTATGCCCGGCTCGGCGTCGAAACCCTCCTCGTCGGGTCAGCCGGAACCATCAACACTCTCGAGATCGCAAAGAAGTATCACGCCGGCTACCTCCACGCCTCTACCTCAGAGTGCTACGGCGACCCCGAGGTTCATCCTCAAACCGAGACCTACTGGGGACACGTCAATCCCATCGGACCCCGTTCGGTCTATGACGAAGCCAAGAGATTCTCTGAGGCCGCCGTCATGGCCTATCACCGCTACCATCGCGTCAGCACGCACCTGGTGCGGATCTTCAATACGTACGGACCAAGGTTACAAATCAACGATGGCCGCGTCATCTCCAA
The nucleotide sequence above comes from Tunturibacter empetritectus. Encoded proteins:
- a CDS encoding sugar transferase, giving the protein MIASTLVRNPSRVFFLHCLMLLGQVSLSVRRSGLISYSAVPPTLREDTFSEGASRMTPSNRITILGLAPIGDIGLLLCCLGLSYITAVHQRASDVFNSLETHYPIQVFAATLVLVLGWHVILRSNGFYRSRRLAGSVREVLDVCTASSLCALLSCVWLWLIASRSMRNTMDLAVVAALLGIMSFAAFLTTRLVARATMQVFRARGHNRRHVLIVGTNRRANSFVQELASHPEWGYCIQGFVDDQWWSKQTADSQLGTIVGGLDSVPELLRTLPVDEVIVALPLASFYQQIAGIISSCRDHGIAVRFLGTFFDQDESKRSDFLRGTIGTITLHDESWDAWAFLIKRATDITVSLLLLLALAPLFLMIALLIKLTDPGPVFFRQIRMGYGKRPFEILKFRTMVQNAERLMSQVEHLNETQGPTFKLKNDPRITSAGKFLRKTSLDEIPQLINVLVGHMSLVGPRPLPLRDYEGFSQDWHRRRFSVKPGITCLWQIMGRSSIGFDEWMALDMRYIDQWSVWLDIKILFQTIPAVFRGSGAV
- a CDS encoding UDP-glucose dehydrogenase family protein, which encodes MSDSIHIAVVGSGYVGLVAAVCFAEMGHSVVCVDNDQKKVTALQDGESLIHEKYLPELLQRYRNARVRFTTDLSAATREAQAIFIAVGTPQSETGDADLSYVEAVASEIARSITTYKVIAEKSTVPVYTNEWIRRVMERNGVSREMFDVVSNPEFLREGTAVADFLHPDRIVVGTDSDRAAEIMAKIYEPLTTGRYYAKAGAIDGSCNNDAPPPLLRTSTKSAEIIKHASNAFLALKISFINAVSNLCEAADADVEQVAQGMGLDSRIGPKFLRPGIGYGGSCFPKDVAAFRSVAEQLGVNFSLLSEVENINVDQKRRFLNKVRSALWTLRGKKLGVLGLAFKGGTDDIRDSPAIELVRMLIEEGCSIRAFDPAAMQRAQQILPAGPEIQYASDPYDASSDVDALLILTDWAEFARLDLQRLAAAMRFPIILDGRNLYDPELMLENEITYFSVGRPTRHHTEELATVASRTR
- a CDS encoding UDP-glucuronic acid decarboxylase family protein, which encodes MNAKKILVTGAAGFLGSHLCDSLLNAGNTVLGVDNLSTGNMANLAHLHNESRFDFERLDICQPFDPGKVDYVFNFASPASPVDYARLGVETLLVGSAGTINTLEIAKKYHAGYLHASTSECYGDPEVHPQTETYWGHVNPIGPRSVYDEAKRFSEAAVMAYHRYHRVSTHLVRIFNTYGPRLQINDGRVISNLMSQALRGEPLTIYGDGMQTRSFCYVSDLIAGILALAASNEHLPVNIGNPEEWTILSCAEEILKLIGSDKKIVFKPLPQDDPTRRRPDISKAISLLGWTPKIQLRQGLEMSLSYFQEHAETGLVQNSQT